The segment gaaaatggcATGTGCAATGGTAGGTTGAATAGTGTGTCATACACTTATTTTATTTCCAGTAGTTTTGTCAGTGACCTTGAACAAAGTTTTGTTTTCCGTAACCTTTGCTGTTACAGCAGGGGAAGTctgacatgcatgtgtgtgccaaCAGTGGCTGCCCACATAGTACTGACCGAGCATTGTGTACCAGAGTTTGACTTCCTGATAAATTctgtttcagtttttaataTCCATTTATTTCTGGTGAGACAAAGAtatatcaaaaatatttgtCCGATGTCGCAGTATAATAAACGTGTTAGATAGCATGTCTCTATATGCAGGTGCAGGGCTGTAGCCTGAATTTTAAAACCAATAATAAAGTATTGAGTCTCTCAAATGCACCCTGATGtctagatttgttttttttattttcatatttaatttattccGTATATCACATAAAATTCCTTTAAAACTCCATGACCCCAAACAAAGGTCTGAATCAATGGTCCTCAAACTTTTTCTGTCAAgccagaaaataaataaaagtcttaCTCTCTGCACATACATCAAATTAAACTGGCCCAAGCTGTCAGAGGTTTTAGACACAGAATACAGAAATCTCTCTCACTATAGTGACTACAGGGAACATGAGAGAAGGATTGGCTTTCTCATATTTCAGGTATGACTGAAATCTTTGCTGGACATCCCCTGTTCTTCTTCCCTGTCAAACATTTGCATACCTGGTTTTTGATTGCCCGTCAAGCATCAGAGTAACCTTGTATGGTTTTTGTTTCCTCAggaatcagttgtttttttgccacttttttATCCCTTAGTCATGCGTGCACTAGATGGTGGCTTGGTCTGCATATTTGTGTCAGAACCCGAGCCCGAGAGAGTAGTAACCGGGCCTGGACCAAGTCTGACACACGTTCTACTTCTTATGTTCGAACCATACCCAAGCCCGATGCAGTTCATGTGTTGTAACTGAAGCACTGAGTTTGTCCCTGtcacattattgttattacagtGTTCAGCTTGCCTGTATGCCTTAAATACCTATATTACCTAATATAGGTAGGTATATACCTAATATTACCTTAGATATTGAGTCTTACTATTGCcgtgtagggctgcaactaacaattattttcattgttgattaatctgtcgattatttctttgattagtcgactaatcatttcatcgaataatgtgttaaaatgttgaaaaatgtcggtctgtctctcccaaacccaaaaattatgtcatctaatgtcttgtttcgtactcacgccaaagggttttagttcgctgtcatgggagagtgtgtaaagctgccaatatttgaatgtaaaaaagtgtagtacttttctatgaaaaatgactcaaaccgatcgactactaaaatagtcatagattattttaatagtcaattagtcattgattagtcgttgcagccctattgcCGTGTGTCAAGTCTTCATCTCCACAGACTCTTCTTGAACTGTAAACGCTGTTAACTAAACCATCATGGTCTATTTGGAGTTATCGTGGAGGAAGGTTAAAGCATCCAACCTGGATGGCTGTTTCTCCCAGTATTGCTTAAGTCCCATTTGCTGcgtctactgctgctgctgctagctggAGAGGCCAGAATGTCCCGCGCAGGTACACCAAACTTCGGGTAACATTAGGtgatgaaatgttttgttttacctcCTCCatcattagctagctaacattaacttaCATGAATAtttaccaaaaactgcagttccgcaaatggccacttgaggccgcCTCAAACAGCCAGTCAGTCACCACACACCcccgtgttaaaatgcccaactttttagcagaaattaacatgtgtacagcctggtacaaaaaacagttttggtctctgtagctaatttacccgttcatgacaactgtatgggggtgaAGTTGCAAGAGGGGAGTGCTAGCAGCGTACATGTTTGGCCCAAGTCTGAAAATGATCTCCTGATTTTCATAATCTTTCCAACATATTTTTACCTCTTGAAATTAGAATATCCTAGACATGAGTGCTTAATGATTTCTGGTTCTCTGGCACTGTAAATAGGGTGAGCAGAATTAATGCTTAGTTCCCTCTCCAGATCAACGCTGAGGAATGACCTTGTTTTTCCTTGTCTTTTTTAAAGGTCACACTTCCAGTTCTCAGACAGCCTACTCGCCCTCTCACACAGAGACTAATTCTTCAGGTGTCCCACTGATTCGCACCTCTGTGAGAACATGAATCCTGCTCCACGCTGGTGATCTATGCTTGAATTATTTGTCATGCTGTGTCCACAAGGTCACATATGGGACGTTGAAAGGCGACACTACTTGCACAGGAGTCTCTGGCTGAGCCAAGCTCTTTGTAGAGACCATGGCTTTGCcgtggaaaaagaaaatgtgaaaattcaCATTGTCTGAAGGACTTCAGTGAACTCAGGGCTCTGTGTGTAGATATTTATGCTTGATGAATATTGTGTGTATATTGGAAGGATGGCTTGATGGAGAGCTTACCCTGCAGGCAGATATCAACAGCAGCTCTTTATGGCTCTTATTGTATCTCGATTAACCGTCCCCTCGTCCTTGAAGGAGAACTGAGTTGTGTTCATGAAACCTGATTTATTTTGGCTGGTCAGGTGATTCTGCTGTTTTTATGCAAAGGATGTGTGGATTCAGTTATGTTAGGTTTTTTTGGCACATTTCATAATGTCATTATAATAGATTTGATTTTAAACTGATTTGTGTGATTTAAAACTGTATAGAACGCTATGTATCATATTGACAGTCAGTGATTCTTGATGAATGATCAGAAATGTCTCATTTATGTAAGAGGCATAGTGGCATCAGTGTGAAAGGATGAAGTAACTATATTTGGCTAGAAGAAAATCCTGAGTTTGTACGTGTGCCTGGTAGTATACTAGAAATAAGAATGAAGTCTGTCCAAagaacattttgacattttggaataTTCGCTTATTTGCGGAGAGTTAAACACTGCAGctcagcataaagactggaaacacgaggaaacagctagcctgttCCTGTTGCTAAGCGAAGCTCAACacgttatgttttgtttgtttattcgaCTCAGAAACCAAAGGGTAAAAACTACAAGCTGTGGGTTTTTCAGAGAGTTATTCACTGGACTGTCTTTCGGCCACAGTTtgtcagttttacagtttggttTCTAtcagcagaggtgtggactcaagtcacataaCTTGGACTCGAGCaagacttgagtcacaaatttcaTTACTTTAGACTCGACTCGTGACTTGACTTGGTCTTGAGCCTTCTGACTTAAAAAGACTCAAAGTCATCAGTTGTTTAAACCAATATGACATCATCCAGAGAGTTGAGATGCAACTTgtttaaacaaataattaattcattttctgtaacagtTTATCCAgttaggggtcgtggggggctggagcctatcccagctgacactgggcgagaggcggggtacaacctggacaggtcaccagactatcacagggctgacacaaacgccccttttacacttccagattttccgcgaatgttgggccgttttgccggcaagctgcgagcgtttagacacacagagctggattgaagagttgatccgaggtgcccaattttccacctcatagggtagacatattggcgaaaccctgttaatttaaaaagacCGAAGCagccttccacaacgggaggggctgctGATGACTtatgggaggagctgttgatgacgccacacgtgtgagccactggcggtggataaacaggaaacagctgatagcaggaattagcgagcagctagtagcaagagggaaacacaaacctgacagacactgtaaagatgagcaactggggagacaaggaattgcgcgccctccttgtcctcgcaaacgaagaggccattaaccgtcagatgacggggacggtgaagaacgggccgacttacaagagaatcgccaaaggactgaccagccacggcttccctcccacgtcactgtttacgtcacaagCTGAGcgacacgttttgttacttgctcatgccccccattgccccgaaaaaggcgcattctgtataaacaaaagtaggtaggcggcattttgctgcactccccgattttgtttttatactgccaatgctgaaagaagactgattgggctttcctgcaaatttgcataattcctgtttaaaagggctatagagtcaccaattaacctgcatgtcttcggACAGtaggaggaagccggagtacctggagaaaacccacgctgacatggggagaacatgcaaactccgcacagactTGATTCTGGACTTTTCTGTcctgacttgggacttgagtaatatgacttgagacttacaaaacaatgacttggtcccaccctTGCTTATTATAAATTCTATATAATATGTTAATACATGAGCTTTGAAGGTCTTGATGGGAGTATGTTGTTACCTGTAGACAGGGtcatgctagctgtttccagtctttatgctaagataagctaagctaagctaatcagctggtggcagtagcttcatatttaacacacAGATATGAAAGTTGTTCTTATGGAaagaaaataagtaaataatatCTGTTTTTGTCCCTTGAGAAAGACGAGCAGGAGGCTACAGTAAAcataagtggaccttgagttaagaTTTTTCTTGTGTCaaaattttgttgttgttttttttctgttgtcacGTTTGTGATGTTCATACAGTGTGGAGTGTAATCTCACTTTTTCTTTGAAGCAGATAATTGTTTGTGTAATAACATGAAGCTGATATGAAGCAGAAAGCTTTGGTGTTTGATAGTTGCTGTTTGTGGCCGTTCTGTCTGCTACTCACGTCTCAGATTGCGAGACGTTATGAGAGCTGGTGTGAAGCTAGTCTTCGGGTTGTATCATGCACTATAACTATTAATTTATTCGTGTCATTATCCAAAGCTTATGAATGAAGTAAATGTCTGTTTTCTAACCGCAACATGCAGGCTGTGTTTGCTCCTGGGTGCTGATGGGAATTTGATCAGCTGGTTTAGTATGGTTTAACTGTCCAGAGTACAATCTTGTCAGCCAGGATCTGTCCTGTTGTGCCTTATTTTAATTCTAAGTAGGTAAATGATGCAGTAGTGTGTAAGGAATCTTGCTGCAGCATCAGGTGGTTCTGATGTGAAACTGGCTGCTGTGGTTTTAACCAAAAGGCAGAAAGTGCATCTAGACTATAAAGTGATCAACGTATCAGTGTCATTAAAACTGTACCTTTCCTATTATACTACTTATTACACTAAACTGGTTTAATTGAATGCTGAAGctattgttttcatttgcaCATTAGATTTTCTCAGAAGGTTTCCTAAATTCCAAAGCGTAATGCTTGGGCCTCTCACCACGGCGTGGTACTCTGCAATATGTTGGCAGGTTCTTATCTTGACTGTAACGCATCTTTAAGTTGATGTCTCATTgtaaaagcaataaataaatgaagtgaaacaaaaagaaagtgtctgtttgttgtttgcaaCGTTTGGCCACACGAGGGAGTCAGAGTATGCATCTTTTTTTaacacctccacctccagagtCAGGAAACAGGCATCACTGCAGACCCCAGTTTCTTTCCACAGGCCGTCACTATGATGTCAGAAATAATCCCTGtgcaaaaaccctttaacaccAAACACCCACTTTATGGATTTTTTATGGACTTCCTAATATGAATTTTCAGCACATGCACTTTATAACTGTACCGGCATTGGTGCAATAGAATTTCACTAACTATATAATGTTGTCCCCAGCTCAGCTacactgtcagctctgtcaTTATCATGTCTTGTTGTTATGCCATGCCTTATTCTCCTCTGTTATACTTCTACTTGCTTTGATGttcttccctttctctcttctctttctctccctgaaCACCTACCTGCCAATGGGACAAGGGATGGAAATTAGCCGCTTGGCTACAATCTCTTACATATTTACATTGATaatgttcattaatatgttctgtcccattttttaaatttttaaaaaaaaaaaacagtaaagtatatattttataatttaaattaaaactcTAAAGGTATCTGTCAAACGAGATTCAAgctccatctatccatctacgTTAATAAGCAGCCTGTTACATTTATCATTCTATATTTAGTCCAGCACCGTTGCTGTTGTTGACACATATTTTGTGTATACAAATATATACGTTTTTATATACtgagaaaaatatataattaaattacagttactcaTCAAAATGTTGATGTGATTACACAGGGTTTACGTTCAAATATATTCTTTTCAGTAAAAAGTTTAtatgttaaataaaatgttttaatatctggacatttttcagctttattggccAGTTAAATTTTGTTAGAAGGAAAATCAAATTCGTTTGATGACGTAATTTACCTGTAAGATAacctacattacatttttatcagGGTAACTAATCTGTAATCTACACTCTAAAAATAATCCACTAGTTcaatttatttatgcattttttattaGTTCCAAGTCTGGCATTACAGAGTAAATCTTACGTGTCTTTAAGAATCTGACAGTTGGTTTAGTTCAACCAACGTGATTTGTTTTGACCTTGAAAAACGTAATTAAGTTGAATCAACTTAATATTTATGCAAAATTTATGGCaatttttggtggtcaaactCTTAACTTAAAGTAATTCAATTCCATTCtacttaaaaatgtcaaaaatgttttggttttgacttcttaaaataagttttCAACTGACTAAAAACCTGTTAATGAAAGAAAAGTAATTTTTTATGCTGAAAAacctattttattttaggcattAGTCCTCATCAGGACACTTGGGAGTGATAAAATCATTTATCCACAAGTGCTGATGTTGATGCTTTCACAGAAGTCATGCACTTGCTGTTCTCAAAACCAGAACTTCACCAAGCTGATGAGGATAATCTAAAGGTTTatgtaatgttttaatgtgtataaAACTTACAACACTCACTCATGTAATGCTTTCTCTTTGCATGTTCAGTGCACGAACAACATCTCTGTTAATAAATGTAACATGTTTGTGTTGCCAATGACTGGTTTGAAGAAGAGCTCTGTGACCAGGCTGTGGCCGACAGTCTGAACGGTGGAGGCTGCTCGAAGGACGAGGCTGAAGCGAGCAGTGTCCTCTGGGTGCAAGAGGTAGATGACTTCTTGAAGAGCTCTCTGAGCTTCCTGTTGGAGGCTGTCGACGAACAACGAGGCGCTCAATCCCTGCACAGCTGAAGCAGATAAAGAGAAGTTTCTTTATAAGCTCATATCACATATCCAACAAAACCATAAGCCAATGAAATACAGTGAATAAAAATGATATTTACCTGGGTTAAACAACAAAGCGCCCTTAAGGTACGCATATTCCTTTGGACTGAGGTCCAGATTCCAAAGCTGATGCAGGCACGCTCTCAACTTGTGGACTCCAGCAAAAGTTGGTTGGTCAGCCTCCTTTGCGGTGAGTCCTGGTCCGAGCAGAATCTGTCTAAGGATACTTGAATTTGGCACATCAGTCACTTCAAACACTATCTTGTCTTGGGCAAGCCCCAGAACAAATAAAGGAACCCAGCAGTGTCTTAACAGTGATGACTGATCTCCTGATGGAAGCTGACTGAAGGACGGTAAACTCCTCACAAAGCAGATGGTTTTGACCAGCACGCTGGAGGCCACTTGGCAGGTGGCCTTTGGGTCCTTCAGGCAAACTGTCCTCCTGTGCTCACAGGGGCAGCTGTATGCTGCCGTGCTAGGGTTCAGTTTGTTGTTGAGATAGGCACTCTCTCTCCCGCTCAAGATGTTATAAAGGATAGTGTGAGGATGCTGATCTCGGTGACCGGAGCATGTTTCTTCCAGAGGAAACATCACGAAGAAAAAAAGTATCCACAAAATGgttttgtaaagaaaaacagaccTGTGAGCTGCAGAAAGCACAAACGTGTCTCTCCAGTTCACTCCACAAGCTCAGGCCCTGCTGTATTCATCCAGGGTGTCACCTGCTTGCACCAAACTTAGCACTGACCCGCCTTTTTAAGACTCTGcatttaagaagaaaaaaaagtgacccTGGACTTCCCATGCAGACGGATCTTGGTTCCCTCCACGTGGAGGCGATAAGGCTAGTTAAACTCAGCAGCTGCACAGGGAAGGGAAATACAAAGCAGGTGGGGTGAATGACATTTATCATGTTTACCTCAGTCATTAACTCAGCCAGTACCAGTCTATCAAGGACTGACAGGGTCAATGCACAGTCTGCCACCTGACCTGTGCTCCAGTTACACCTTGGAGCTGCATCATGAAAGgatacaatgatttttttttataggtCTTTATGTTTACAACTGTGCTGCTTCTTTTTAAAATGCCTTGATTTTCTCTGTCATTTAATTCAGTAGCACCTGTGGTTATCACTTCCTTATCACTGATCTATAGTAGCACTAAAGCTAATTGTAATTTACAGCATACTGTTAATAATACTGTGACTCATAACGTCTTCAGATACTTCTTTAGATTTAATGTGGATTATGATGGATGTGTGTCAAATAAGGGAGTGAAAAATGCTGATCACGAGCTCTGAAAACCCAAGATGACGTTTTcagttgtcttgttttatctgaCCAAAAAACTCCTCATATATGTTTCACTTTTTTGattgaaaaaacacattcattttttaacccattatcaaaattgttgcaaGTTAATTTTCTGCCAGTGGACTAATTGATAAATGAGCTAATCATTTCAGGTTTAAAATAGAATAGTTTGGTCTCTTTGGCTGCACACTGATTGacttaaaccaaaaaaaaatacaactctGAATTATAAATTAACTTATTTTGAGCTTTTAAGATACAGTATGAGCTGAAATGTATCTGAACAGAACAATAGactcagaaaacaaaaaacagtgccAGTACAGAAAAAGgacaacaataaaattaaattgaaattaaaataaagacgtGAGTGGATGTTACAGAAGGTTCATTTGAGAATTTTGAAGATATTGCatgcatttattgttttgacggcgtttttattttgtgagggAGAAACTGTCAACAAGAATTGGTCCATCTcttcataaatacaaaaattaattaattaaaataaattaatttcctAAATTTACGTTTGTGATTGTGAAATTTGGCGAGAAATAAAATTAGATtaataaggaaaaaaacattaatatattTGTTACAATAATCATAGCACCAAGTACCTAtgtaatataattttttttattgtattgtggGAATTGCACACGTTTTTGTtaagttttaaaattattatataGTAATTTAAGATGATATTTGCAGTAAAATCAAACTTGTTTCGTTTCCTCTCTAGAAAATTCTTCCTGGGCGCCTCAGTTGGTGCCCGAGCGAAAGCTCTCAGCTAATTGGATATTGTAGCTGTCATTTAAAATCTCTTCGTCCGATTGGGCAACTGTAGTGTAGGCGGGGTTTGTTTCCAGGAAGTGAGCAGCGTGACTACGGGCCTCACACTGTCGCTAACTGAACTTTTTGCTTGTCATTCGCACAGCAAACATTTTACTCAGCCGTTTATTAATCCATCAAAATGGGCGACGACGAGGAAAAGTATGACGGCATGTTACTTGTGATGGCGCAGCAACACGAAGGAGGAATACAAGAGGTATGTTAGTGTGTCGCTAACGTGTCTGAGCTACCGTGCTAATGattaagctaatgtagctagcATGTGTGCTAGTAGGCGCACCTCGCTTACAAGCATTCGCAGTAAGATAAAGGAGGTGTTATAAATTATTGTACAGGTAATTATATAATGTTCAATAGGCTCTTTCACTATACAGACCATAACCTTGCGTCTCCATTCAGTAGGTTACACGGTTGAATTTGGTTTACATGGGTACAACatattaaataaatgtcatttttgtaCCTGCTAACCTCATTTTATAGGGTTTATTTTCCTTGAAGAGAATTAGGAATTGTTCTTCcacctttttttaataaaagtagACAGTTTGGATTATTAGAGGGTTTAGACAGATGAGAATGTGGAAGGATGTGGATTATCCAATGCAGTAGTTTGCCATATTACATTTAATCAGATGAGACAGTTATGCTAATAACAGGAAGTTACAGAGGATGGGCAGAAGAAATTGAGGATTTAATGTTCTGCAAGCTAGCCATGAATCTGATAAACATAGAGGGACTGTGATATAGTCCAGTCATGCCAATAATGCCCAAGTCCAAATTGATTTGTTGGATGGAATTTGTGACAGcctctttttctctcaacagttagtaaacacatttttcagtttCCTCCGCCGCAAAACTGATTTCTTCACTGGTGGTGAACCCGGTGCT is part of the Epinephelus moara isolate mb chromosome 22, YSFRI_EMoa_1.0, whole genome shotgun sequence genome and harbors:
- the LOC126383906 gene encoding nuclear receptor subfamily 0 group B member 2-like, with product MFPLEETCSGHRDQHPHTILYNILSGRESAYLNNKLNPSTAAYSCPCEHRRTVCLKDPKATCQVASSVLVKTICFVRSLPSFSQLPSGDQSSLLRHCWVPLFVLGLAQDKIVFEVTDVPNSSILRQILLGPGLTAKEADQPTFAGVHKLRACLHQLWNLDLSPKEYAYLKGALLFNPAVQGLSASLFVDSLQQEAQRALQEVIYLLHPEDTARFSLVLRAASTVQTVGHSLVTELFFKPVIGNTNMLHLLTEMLFVH